In Myxococcus stipitatus, the following are encoded in one genomic region:
- a CDS encoding ferritin-like domain-containing protein translates to MGEKSEVARLRSLAQLDADAVGAYDAALARIPEPLVRERLGEFRADHLRHVQELNAFIHHFGGVPLELRPDLKGAAMKGLTAMSCMMGTEAALVAMMGNEEFSNRAYDVALRFDWSPDVRGLIERHREDERRHILWIREAVRTRPWEKERASEEEGSEAQA, encoded by the coding sequence ATGGGCGAGAAGTCCGAAGTGGCGCGGCTGCGCAGCCTGGCCCAACTCGACGCGGACGCGGTGGGTGCCTATGACGCGGCGCTCGCGCGCATTCCGGAGCCGTTGGTCCGGGAGCGGCTGGGGGAGTTTCGCGCCGACCATCTGCGCCACGTGCAGGAACTCAACGCCTTCATCCACCACTTCGGCGGCGTGCCGTTGGAGCTGCGGCCGGACCTGAAGGGCGCGGCGATGAAGGGGCTGACCGCGATGTCTTGCATGATGGGCACCGAGGCGGCGCTGGTGGCCATGATGGGCAACGAGGAGTTCTCCAACCGGGCCTATGACGTGGCTCTGCGCTTCGACTGGAGCCCGGATGTGCGGGGCCTCATCGAGCGCCACCGCGAGGACGAGCGGCGCCACATCCTGTGGATTCGTGAGGCGGTCCGGACCCGCCCTTGGGAGAAGGAGCGAGCCTCCGAGGAGGAGGGCTCCGAGGCCCAGGCCTGA
- the hutF gene encoding formimidoylglutamate deiminase, which produces MSDITVYQPDFLYEGGRLLEGRPLAVGADGRVIDASSVPAGASVVRLPGRALLPGLVNGHSHAFQRLIRGRTEYVVSGREADDFWSWREAMYRAAESLGPEDVYVASRQVFVEMALAGITTVGEFHYVHHQQDGTPYADRNTLAHAVIRAARDAGLRICLLRVGYARAGFQVAPNPRQRRFIDPDVDTFLASAESLAREVRGDSAVSVGLAPHSVRAVTREWLKVLSGVRGFPVHMHVAEQPKEIEACLAEHGRRPVELLSDLGLLRPDFTAVHGVHLTAEEVSMLGTARATVCACPSTERNLGDGIVPADALVKAGASISLGSDSQAHVDLLDEARQLEGHLRLARLRRAVLDPGGGEVSGLAARLFDMATMEGARSLGVPTGTLAPGAPADFFTVDVGHPSLVGAGPSSLLASIVLGAEKSAVREVAVDGRLVVRDGRHPLAEESGRAFQSLARALYP; this is translated from the coding sequence GTGAGCGACATCACTGTCTATCAGCCGGACTTTCTGTACGAGGGAGGCCGGCTCCTCGAAGGGCGGCCCCTGGCCGTGGGCGCCGATGGCCGGGTCATCGATGCGTCGTCCGTGCCCGCCGGGGCGAGCGTCGTGCGCCTGCCAGGCCGAGCGCTCCTGCCGGGGTTGGTCAACGGCCACTCGCATGCCTTCCAGCGGCTCATCCGAGGACGCACGGAGTACGTCGTCTCCGGGCGCGAGGCGGATGACTTCTGGAGCTGGCGCGAGGCCATGTACCGCGCCGCCGAGTCCCTGGGGCCCGAGGACGTCTACGTCGCCTCACGGCAGGTCTTCGTGGAGATGGCCCTGGCGGGCATCACCACCGTGGGCGAGTTCCACTACGTGCACCACCAGCAGGACGGCACGCCGTACGCGGACCGCAACACGCTGGCCCACGCCGTCATCCGGGCCGCGCGCGACGCGGGCTTGCGCATCTGCCTGTTGCGCGTGGGCTATGCGCGAGCGGGCTTCCAGGTGGCGCCGAATCCGCGTCAGCGCCGCTTCATCGACCCGGACGTGGACACCTTCCTCGCGTCGGCGGAGTCGCTGGCCCGCGAGGTGCGAGGTGACTCGGCGGTCAGCGTGGGCCTTGCGCCGCACAGCGTGCGCGCGGTGACCCGCGAGTGGCTGAAGGTGCTCTCCGGGGTGCGAGGCTTCCCCGTGCACATGCATGTGGCGGAGCAGCCCAAGGAAATCGAGGCGTGTCTGGCGGAGCATGGCCGGCGTCCGGTGGAGCTGTTGTCCGACCTGGGGCTCCTGCGTCCGGACTTCACCGCCGTGCACGGCGTCCACCTGACGGCCGAGGAGGTGTCCATGCTGGGCACGGCCCGCGCGACGGTGTGCGCGTGTCCTTCCACCGAGCGGAACCTGGGGGATGGCATCGTCCCGGCGGACGCACTGGTGAAGGCGGGCGCGAGCATCAGCCTGGGCTCGGACAGTCAGGCGCACGTGGACCTGTTGGATGAGGCGCGTCAGCTCGAGGGGCATCTGCGGCTGGCGCGGTTGCGGCGCGCGGTGTTGGACCCGGGAGGTGGTGAGGTGTCCGGGTTGGCAGCGAGGCTCTTCGACATGGCCACCATGGAGGGCGCGCGGAGCCTGGGGGTGCCCACGGGGACGCTGGCGCCTGGGGCCCCCGCGGACTTCTTCACGGTGGACGTGGGGCACCCGTCGCTCGTGGGCGCGGGGCCGTCGTCGCTGTTGGCCTCCATTGTCCTGGGCGCGGAGAAGTCGGCGGTGCGCGAGGTGGCGGTGGATGGCCGGCTGGTGGTGCGGGACGGGCGGCATCCGCTCGCGGAGGAGAGCGGGCGCGCCTTCCAGTCGCTCGCGCGTGCGTTGTACCCGTGA
- a CDS encoding DUF2167 domain-containing protein has protein sequence MQRGRWLFVVLSLVAMNAWAQVPEQGAEHEEVELPSLPELHPKTGEVVLGNGLAKMVVPANFGYLSPEEAEKVLVEVWGNPPGSTTLGMLIPSDVTVDSPAGWGVVIQYDDDGHVEDEDAAGIDYADLLKDMQKGTREENKERASAGYGTVDLVGWAAQPHYDASTRKLYWAQELAFGDSKEHTLNYNVRVLGKEGVLVLNAVSSMVALPQVEKDMQQVLGFTHFMPGHRYEDFDPSSGRVAAYGIGGLVAGKMAAKAGLFKGLLAVLVAGKKAIFAGLAFLVVALGKLFKRRGESDGTP, from the coding sequence ATGCAACGTGGGCGATGGTTGTTCGTGGTGTTGTCACTGGTGGCGATGAACGCGTGGGCGCAGGTGCCTGAGCAGGGCGCCGAGCACGAAGAAGTGGAGCTCCCGTCGCTGCCCGAGCTGCACCCGAAGACGGGCGAGGTGGTGTTGGGGAACGGGTTGGCGAAGATGGTGGTGCCCGCCAACTTTGGTTACCTCTCGCCCGAGGAGGCGGAGAAGGTGCTGGTGGAGGTCTGGGGCAATCCTCCGGGCTCCACGACGCTGGGCATGTTGATTCCGTCGGATGTCACGGTGGACTCGCCCGCGGGGTGGGGCGTGGTCATCCAGTACGACGATGACGGCCACGTGGAGGACGAGGACGCGGCGGGTATCGACTACGCGGACCTGCTCAAGGACATGCAGAAGGGCACCCGCGAGGAGAACAAGGAGCGCGCGAGCGCGGGCTACGGGACGGTGGACCTGGTGGGATGGGCCGCGCAGCCGCACTACGACGCGAGCACGCGCAAGCTGTACTGGGCGCAGGAGCTGGCCTTCGGTGACTCGAAGGAGCACACGCTGAACTACAACGTCCGGGTGTTGGGCAAGGAGGGCGTGCTGGTGCTCAACGCCGTCTCCAGCATGGTGGCGTTGCCCCAGGTGGAGAAGGACATGCAGCAGGTGCTGGGCTTCACGCACTTCATGCCCGGCCACCGCTATGAGGACTTCGACCCCAGCTCCGGCCGCGTGGCGGCGTATGGCATTGGCGGCCTGGTGGCCGGCAAGATGGCCGCGAAGGCGGGGCTCTTCAAGGGGCTGCTCGCGGTGCTGGTGGCGGGCAAGAAGGCCATCTTCGCGGGCCTCGCGTTCCTGGTGGTCGCGCTGGGCAAGCTGTTCAAGCGCCGCGGCGAGAGCGACGGCACGCCGTAG
- a CDS encoding flavodoxin family protein — MSHSAAPSRNVLFLLSSSREGGNAEQLARKAAEALPPGTVTDWLRLEEHLVEPFRDLRHAPGGYSRPPSPELLALAERTMAADEVVIVAPVYWYNLPSSAVAYLEHWSWWMRVRELRFAERMRGKVLSLVTAHSSEEDDSVAQPLLLCLQLSAGYMDMHWRGGLIGHGNRPGDVLQDSRALSAAREFLVRPPPVVKGEAA; from the coding sequence ATGAGCCACTCCGCCGCGCCGTCACGCAATGTCCTGTTCCTGCTCTCCAGCTCGCGTGAGGGGGGCAACGCGGAGCAGCTCGCGCGCAAGGCCGCGGAGGCGCTCCCGCCTGGCACGGTGACGGACTGGCTCCGGCTGGAAGAGCACCTGGTCGAGCCCTTCCGGGACTTGCGCCATGCGCCTGGGGGGTACTCGCGTCCTCCGAGTCCGGAGCTCCTGGCGCTGGCCGAGCGCACCATGGCCGCCGACGAGGTGGTCATCGTCGCCCCCGTGTACTGGTACAACCTGCCCTCGAGCGCGGTGGCCTACCTGGAGCACTGGTCTTGGTGGATGCGTGTGCGGGAGCTGCGCTTCGCCGAGCGCATGCGAGGCAAGGTGCTGTCGCTGGTGACGGCCCACTCCTCCGAGGAGGACGACTCCGTGGCCCAACCGCTCTTGCTGTGCCTCCAGCTGAGCGCCGGCTACATGGACATGCACTGGCGCGGTGGCCTCATCGGCCATGGCAACCGGCCGGGCGACGTGCTGCAGGACTCGCGGGCCCTCTCGGCCGCTCGGGAGTTTCTCGTGCGTCCCCCGCCTGTCGTGAAAGGCGAGGCTGCCTGA
- the mfd gene encoding transcription-repair coupling factor produces MDTPFTQRLDGEAAAQHGGVPLVAGDTLTRLLAELRPGHRVRTQGLKGSARGHVLARLHRETRAPLVCVAADEEAADALAADLSFFLGGTGTLLKPSVLRLPADEVLPYDELSPDAAPVTERLGALYHLSRGTRFPVLVMSLRALHRRVLRPDVMAALTDRVVAGQDYDRDMLARKLARMGYQNSPLVEDVGTFSVRGGLLDVFSPLYDKPVRLEFFGDTIDSIRVFDPESQRTVDALKEVDLVPARELLLTEDTRPRAEAAARAVADRINLPTIQLRERLDALREGLPGFGLEGLLPGLFEGGLATVFDFLGPWSTQPPIFYLDDPLELSRAADALWDELERTFAAAEERKDLICPPAEHFLSREAVAEKLAAFRVVEGGGLSLSQSEKPPVLFQFGGTQDLREAILAHHGEEGALSPLVERMQRWRDARVACAVACGTLGQADRLKRLLLDRNVMVKVHTEPMTDASALYEPSIWAHLFTGEVSQGFVDGAGGLAVLSDEEIFGVRARRRVKRSKKLDAFAAGFKDLKEGDLIVHTDFGIGRYAGLTKMQVNGVPGDFLVLEYAGRDKIYLPVGRMRLIQKFTGGNPETVQLDKLGTTSWEKTKKRVKEQLLKMAAELLQIAASRKAHPGHAFSAPDRYFAQFEADFEFEETPDQAKAIEDVLADMQKPEPMDRLVCGDVGYGKTEVAMRAAFKATLDRKQVAVLVPTTVLAQQHFLSFKKRFKDYPVTVEVISGMKKPPEVRDILKRAKEGKVDILIGTHKLLGGEVAFKELGLMIVDEEQRFGVKQKESLKKWRSQIDVLTLTATPIPRTLHMSMSGVRDMSIIATPPQDRRAIRTFVMKFDAQVVKEAIEREVARGGQVFFVHNRVESLPSMEQQLRELVPQLSIGVAHGQMGEGQLEKVMLEFTERKHQILLCTAIIESGIDISSANTMIVNRADQFGLAQLYQLRGRVGRSKERAYAYLLVPTRRAVTRDAQRRLEVLQNFTELGAGFSIASHDLEIRGAGNLLGEKQSGAIAEIGFDMYAQLLEEAVAELQGQPPKVQIEPDVTLPMPALIPDDYVADVHQRLVFYKRFSQASHPDEVTDLRAELVDRYGEAPDEVDHLSELTLLKIDMRELRLRGLEVGPQRLVVTLGADALLDGPKVAALVQRSKGYYRLTPDMKLIARVAQGVQGHDLIAEAHKVLRDLDQCSLPKN; encoded by the coding sequence ATGGACACTCCTTTCACTCAGAGGCTGGATGGCGAGGCGGCGGCGCAGCATGGCGGCGTGCCTCTCGTGGCGGGTGACACCCTCACCCGGTTGCTGGCGGAGCTGCGCCCGGGCCATCGTGTCCGGACGCAAGGGCTCAAGGGCTCCGCTCGGGGCCATGTGCTCGCCCGACTGCACCGGGAGACGCGTGCGCCGCTCGTGTGCGTGGCGGCGGACGAGGAGGCGGCCGACGCGCTGGCCGCCGATCTGTCCTTCTTCCTGGGCGGAACCGGCACCCTGCTGAAACCCAGCGTGCTGCGCCTGCCCGCCGACGAGGTGCTCCCGTACGACGAGCTGTCCCCGGACGCGGCCCCCGTCACCGAGCGGCTGGGCGCGCTGTATCACCTGTCCCGCGGCACCCGCTTCCCGGTGCTGGTGATGTCCCTGCGCGCGCTGCATCGCCGCGTGTTGCGCCCGGACGTCATGGCCGCGCTCACGGACCGCGTGGTGGCCGGTCAGGACTACGACCGCGACATGCTGGCGCGGAAGCTGGCGCGGATGGGCTACCAGAACAGCCCGCTGGTGGAGGACGTGGGCACGTTCTCCGTGCGCGGCGGCCTGCTGGATGTCTTCAGCCCCCTCTACGACAAGCCGGTGCGCCTGGAGTTCTTCGGGGACACCATCGACTCCATCCGCGTGTTCGACCCGGAGTCGCAGCGCACGGTGGACGCGCTGAAGGAAGTAGACCTGGTCCCCGCGCGGGAGCTGCTGCTCACCGAGGACACCCGCCCCCGCGCCGAGGCCGCCGCGCGCGCCGTCGCCGACCGCATCAACCTGCCCACCATCCAACTGCGCGAGCGGCTGGACGCGCTGCGCGAGGGCCTGCCCGGCTTCGGCCTGGAAGGGCTGCTCCCCGGACTCTTCGAGGGGGGACTCGCCACGGTGTTCGACTTCCTGGGCCCGTGGAGCACGCAGCCGCCCATCTTCTACCTGGACGACCCGCTGGAGTTGAGCCGCGCCGCGGACGCGCTGTGGGACGAGTTGGAGCGCACCTTCGCCGCGGCCGAGGAGCGCAAGGACCTCATCTGTCCTCCGGCCGAGCACTTCCTCTCGCGCGAGGCGGTGGCGGAGAAGCTCGCCGCGTTCCGCGTCGTCGAGGGCGGAGGCCTGTCGCTGTCCCAGTCGGAGAAGCCCCCGGTCCTCTTCCAGTTCGGCGGGACGCAGGACCTGCGCGAGGCCATCCTCGCGCACCACGGTGAAGAGGGCGCGCTGTCTCCGCTGGTGGAGCGGATGCAGCGCTGGCGCGACGCTCGCGTGGCGTGTGCGGTGGCGTGCGGCACGTTGGGCCAGGCGGACCGGCTCAAGCGGCTGCTGTTGGACCGCAACGTCATGGTGAAGGTGCACACCGAGCCCATGACGGACGCGTCGGCCCTGTATGAGCCGTCCATCTGGGCGCACCTCTTCACGGGCGAGGTGAGCCAGGGCTTCGTGGATGGCGCGGGCGGGTTGGCGGTGCTGTCGGACGAGGAGATTTTCGGCGTCCGCGCGCGCCGCCGCGTCAAGCGCAGCAAGAAGCTGGATGCGTTCGCCGCGGGCTTCAAGGACCTGAAGGAAGGCGACCTCATCGTCCACACCGACTTCGGCATCGGCCGCTACGCGGGCCTGACGAAGATGCAGGTGAACGGCGTGCCCGGGGACTTCCTCGTCCTGGAGTACGCGGGCCGGGACAAAATCTACCTGCCGGTGGGCCGCATGCGGCTCATCCAGAAGTTCACCGGCGGCAACCCGGAGACAGTCCAGCTCGACAAGCTGGGCACGACGAGCTGGGAGAAGACGAAGAAGCGCGTCAAGGAGCAGCTGCTCAAGATGGCGGCGGAGCTCCTGCAAATCGCCGCTTCGCGCAAGGCGCATCCGGGCCATGCCTTCAGCGCGCCGGACCGCTACTTCGCCCAGTTCGAGGCCGACTTCGAATTCGAGGAGACGCCGGACCAGGCGAAGGCCATCGAGGATGTGCTCGCGGACATGCAGAAGCCGGAGCCCATGGACCGGCTCGTCTGCGGCGACGTGGGCTACGGCAAGACGGAGGTCGCCATGCGCGCGGCCTTCAAGGCCACGTTGGACCGCAAGCAGGTGGCGGTGCTGGTGCCCACGACGGTGCTGGCGCAGCAGCACTTCCTCTCGTTCAAGAAGCGCTTCAAGGACTACCCCGTCACGGTGGAGGTCATCTCCGGCATGAAGAAGCCGCCGGAGGTGCGCGACATCCTCAAGCGCGCCAAGGAGGGCAAGGTCGACATCCTCATCGGCACCCACAAGCTCCTGGGGGGCGAGGTGGCCTTCAAGGAGCTGGGCTTGATGATTGTCGACGAGGAGCAGCGCTTCGGCGTGAAGCAGAAGGAGTCGCTCAAGAAGTGGCGCTCCCAGATTGACGTGCTGACGCTGACGGCCACGCCCATTCCCCGCACGCTGCACATGAGCATGTCGGGCGTGCGCGACATGAGCATCATCGCCACGCCGCCGCAGGACCGGCGCGCCATCCGCACCTTCGTGATGAAGTTCGACGCGCAGGTGGTGAAGGAGGCCATCGAGCGAGAGGTCGCTCGCGGCGGGCAGGTGTTCTTCGTCCACAACCGCGTGGAGTCGCTCCCGTCCATGGAGCAGCAGCTGCGCGAGCTGGTGCCGCAGCTCTCCATCGGCGTGGCGCACGGACAGATGGGCGAGGGCCAGTTGGAGAAGGTGATGCTCGAGTTCACCGAGCGCAAGCACCAGATTCTCCTGTGCACCGCCATCATCGAGAGCGGCATCGACATCTCCAGCGCCAACACGATGATTGTGAACCGGGCGGACCAGTTCGGCCTCGCGCAGCTCTATCAGCTCCGAGGACGCGTGGGCCGCTCGAAGGAGCGCGCGTATGCGTACCTGCTGGTGCCCACGCGCCGGGCGGTGACACGCGACGCGCAGCGGCGGCTGGAGGTGCTCCAGAACTTCACCGAGCTGGGCGCGGGCTTCTCCATCGCCAGTCATGACCTGGAGATTCGCGGCGCGGGCAACCTGCTGGGCGAGAAGCAGTCGGGCGCCATCGCGGAGATTGGTTTCGACATGTACGCGCAGCTCCTGGAGGAGGCCGTCGCGGAACTCCAGGGCCAGCCGCCCAAGGTGCAAATCGAGCCGGACGTCACGCTGCCCATGCCCGCGCTCATCCCCGACGACTACGTCGCGGACGTGCACCAGCGGCTCGTGTTCTACAAGCGCTTCAGCCAGGCCAGCCACCCCGACGAAGTCACGGACTTGCGCGCGGAGCTGGTGGACCGCTACGGCGAGGCCCCCGACGAGGTGGACCACCTCTCCGAGCTGACGCTCTTGAAAATCGACATGCGCGAGCTGCGGCTGCGCGGCCTGGAGGTGGGACCGCAGCGGCTGGTGGTGACGCTGGGCGCGGACGCGCTGCTGGACGGCCCGAAGGTCGCCGCGCTGGTGCAGCGCTCCAAGGGCTACTACCGCCTCACGCCGGACATGAAGCTCATCGCCCGCGTGGCCCAGGGCGTCCAGGGACACGACCTCATCGCCGAGGCCCACAAGGTGCTCCGCGACCTGGACCAGTGCTCGCTGCCGAAGAACTGA
- the ligD gene encoding DNA ligase D codes for MASRDANRWPVKHPNPRLHAYRRKRDLRRTPEPTPEAPVPSDEAPLFAVHKHDATSLHYDLRLEIDGALASWAVPKGPSLDPSTKRLAVETEDHPLAYADFEGHIPDDAYGGGDSLLWDRGTYDTVPPGQAHAQRERGRLHLDLHGQKLQGPWHLIRTRLHGGKKPQWLLFKARDATADASRDITTERPESVKSGQVETHGPTRGRTRRKRAASTTSRGARPAPRSTRARKTRAKAPPRTPAKLLEHVGPPMLARLAVPEEARDDTHVYEVKYDGFRALAALMHGKLVLQSRRGNDLSKRFPALAQALRGLPARDAVLDGEIVALDAKGRSRFQLLQQGLEGVEQRFVVFDIPWLNGEDLRDLPLDERRGRLERLMKGVALPLQLSERVPAPLKRALSLARRRGWEGLIAKRRDAPYVGSRTDDWLKLKVVTGQEVVILGYLPIQNERAATELGALLVGVHREDGFHDIGKVGTGFSAKDRRELRVLLDRDKVRAPSAVDAKPRKGAVWVKPRHVAQVRFSEWTEDGRLRQPAYQGLRIDKAPTEVVRERPTHLTGERRAPQVQAARRAAPSAHEAPLASAGRAKLTHGDRVLFPESGLTKADVFAYYREVAPLLVPLLEDRPIAVQQWPAGIEAPGFFRHSLSGMPSWLPTLRVRHVDKTLRHVNVTGEEPLLWLANQSALTLHMWLSRVPKLSRPDFLVMDLDPGEGGWPDVVAAALALRALLEQQGLESYPKTSGKRGLHVLVPLAPVHTYARVQAHANALAKELAVRLGTRATTARGVRARHGRLYLDAGQNARGKTVVAPYSLRAREPAPFSAPLRWSEVSRRLEPSRFNLRTLRKRLDAVGDLFAPALKCKQRLPE; via the coding sequence ATGGCCTCGCGGGATGCCAACCGTTGGCCCGTGAAACACCCCAACCCACGACTCCACGCCTACCGCCGCAAGCGGGACCTGCGCCGCACGCCCGAGCCCACACCCGAGGCTCCCGTCCCCTCGGACGAAGCCCCGCTCTTCGCGGTGCACAAGCACGACGCCACGAGCCTCCACTACGACTTGCGTCTGGAAATCGACGGAGCCCTGGCGAGCTGGGCCGTCCCCAAGGGTCCAAGCCTTGACCCGAGCACGAAGCGGCTCGCGGTGGAGACGGAAGACCACCCGCTGGCCTATGCCGACTTCGAGGGACACATCCCCGACGACGCCTATGGCGGCGGAGACTCCCTGCTGTGGGACCGAGGCACCTACGACACCGTGCCCCCAGGACAGGCCCACGCGCAGCGCGAGCGCGGACGGCTCCACCTCGACCTCCACGGCCAGAAACTCCAGGGCCCATGGCACCTCATCCGCACGCGACTGCACGGAGGGAAGAAGCCCCAGTGGTTGCTCTTCAAGGCCCGGGACGCCACCGCGGATGCCTCGCGAGACATCACCACCGAGCGCCCCGAGTCCGTGAAGAGCGGCCAGGTGGAGACCCACGGCCCCACGCGCGGGCGCACCAGAAGAAAGCGCGCCGCCTCCACGACCTCGCGAGGAGCGCGGCCTGCGCCTCGGAGCACACGCGCCCGGAAGACCCGCGCGAAAGCCCCTCCGAGGACACCCGCGAAGCTGCTGGAGCATGTGGGCCCGCCCATGCTGGCGCGGCTCGCCGTGCCAGAGGAGGCCCGCGACGACACCCACGTCTACGAGGTGAAGTACGACGGCTTCCGAGCCCTGGCCGCGCTGATGCACGGGAAGCTCGTGCTCCAGAGCCGGCGTGGCAATGACCTGTCGAAGCGGTTCCCCGCGCTCGCCCAGGCGCTGCGTGGGTTGCCCGCGCGGGACGCGGTGCTGGACGGAGAAATCGTGGCGTTGGATGCGAAGGGACGCTCTCGCTTCCAGTTGCTCCAGCAAGGCCTGGAGGGCGTCGAGCAGCGCTTCGTGGTGTTCGACATTCCCTGGCTGAACGGCGAGGACTTGAGGGACCTGCCCCTCGATGAGCGGCGCGGGCGGTTGGAGCGGTTGATGAAGGGCGTGGCGCTTCCGCTCCAGCTTTCGGAGCGTGTCCCCGCGCCGCTCAAGCGCGCGCTGTCGCTCGCGCGCAGGCGGGGTTGGGAGGGGCTCATCGCGAAGCGGCGGGATGCGCCTTACGTGGGCTCGCGCACGGATGACTGGCTCAAGCTCAAGGTGGTGACGGGGCAGGAGGTGGTCATCCTCGGCTATCTCCCCATCCAGAACGAACGGGCCGCGACGGAGCTCGGCGCCCTGCTGGTGGGAGTCCATCGCGAGGATGGCTTCCACGACATCGGCAAGGTGGGGACGGGCTTCAGCGCGAAGGACCGCCGCGAGCTGCGCGTGCTGCTGGACCGGGACAAGGTGCGCGCCCCTTCGGCGGTGGATGCGAAGCCGCGAAAGGGCGCGGTGTGGGTGAAGCCTCGGCACGTGGCCCAGGTCCGCTTCAGCGAGTGGACGGAGGACGGCCGCCTGCGCCAGCCCGCGTATCAAGGCCTGCGCATCGACAAGGCCCCCACGGAGGTCGTGCGCGAGCGGCCCACCCACCTCACGGGAGAACGGCGCGCGCCCCAGGTCCAGGCCGCGCGCAGGGCCGCCCCTTCCGCGCACGAGGCGCCCCTCGCGAGCGCGGGGCGCGCGAAGCTGACCCATGGAGACCGCGTCCTCTTTCCCGAGAGCGGGCTGACGAAGGCGGACGTCTTCGCGTACTACCGCGAGGTGGCCCCGCTGCTGGTCCCCCTCCTCGAGGACAGACCTATCGCCGTGCAGCAGTGGCCCGCGGGAATCGAGGCCCCTGGCTTCTTCCGCCACTCACTGTCGGGCATGCCCTCCTGGCTCCCCACGCTGCGCGTTCGCCATGTGGACAAGACGCTGCGCCACGTGAATGTGACTGGCGAAGAGCCCCTGCTCTGGCTCGCCAATCAGTCCGCGCTCACGCTCCACATGTGGCTGAGCCGCGTCCCCAAGCTCTCGCGGCCGGACTTCCTCGTCATGGACCTGGACCCCGGCGAAGGAGGCTGGCCCGACGTGGTGGCGGCCGCGCTCGCCCTGCGCGCGCTGCTGGAACAACAGGGCCTCGAAAGCTACCCGAAGACCTCCGGCAAGCGCGGACTCCACGTCCTGGTGCCGCTGGCGCCGGTGCACACGTATGCCCGTGTCCAGGCGCACGCGAATGCGCTGGCGAAGGAGCTCGCGGTTCGGCTGGGCACCCGCGCCACCACGGCGCGCGGGGTACGCGCACGCCATGGACGGCTCTACCTGGACGCGGGGCAGAACGCGCGCGGCAAGACGGTGGTGGCGCCCTACTCCCTGCGGGCGCGCGAGCCGGCGCCCTTCTCCGCGCCCCTCCGCTGGAGCGAGGTGAGCCGGCGGCTGGAGCCCTCGCGCTTCAACCTGCGCACGCTGCGCAAGCGCCTGGACGCGGTGGGGGACTTGTTCGCCCCCGCACTGAAGTGCAAGCAGCGGCTGCCGGAGTGA
- the argE gene encoding acetylornithine deacetylase, with protein MSDTLPALRATLTELVAMDTTSARPNAPLIDYAQARLEAAGFSAERQRYTDDAGVEKVNLVAVKGGTGRAALALVGHSDCVPFDAAWTDALKLTERDGKLYGRGACDTKGFIACALHAAERAERLQAPLMVVLTADEEVGLVGAKKLVAAGLGRARHAIVGEPTKLTPVRANKGYCLAEVEVLGKEGHSAYPETGASAIFRAGRFLQRLEQLATTVLREERDEGFQPPFTTVNVGVIQGGKAKNILPGSCRFTVEWRPIPGQSTQRVAEILESIRQELVRDEPAFEAHIRVLRTDRGVNTREDAEVVRFLAEASGNASTTVPFGTEAPQMTELGAEAVVFGPGDIRVAHQTGEYVPTEDLVRCEAILARAVAHFCGGR; from the coding sequence ATGAGCGACACGCTGCCCGCGCTGCGGGCCACCCTGACGGAGCTGGTGGCGATGGACACCACGTCCGCGCGACCCAATGCCCCGCTCATCGACTATGCGCAGGCGCGGCTGGAGGCCGCGGGCTTCAGCGCGGAGCGCCAGCGGTACACCGACGACGCGGGTGTGGAGAAGGTGAACCTGGTGGCGGTGAAGGGCGGCACCGGGCGCGCGGCGCTCGCGTTGGTGGGGCACTCGGACTGCGTGCCCTTCGACGCGGCGTGGACGGACGCGCTGAAGCTGACGGAGCGGGATGGCAAGCTCTACGGGCGCGGCGCCTGTGACACGAAGGGCTTCATCGCCTGCGCGCTGCACGCCGCCGAGCGCGCCGAGCGGCTCCAGGCTCCGCTGATGGTGGTGCTCACCGCGGATGAAGAAGTGGGGTTGGTGGGCGCCAAGAAGCTGGTGGCGGCGGGCCTGGGCCGTGCGCGGCACGCCATCGTCGGCGAGCCCACGAAGCTCACGCCCGTGCGCGCGAACAAGGGGTACTGCCTGGCGGAGGTGGAGGTGCTGGGCAAGGAAGGGCACAGCGCGTATCCGGAGACGGGCGCATCCGCCATCTTCCGCGCGGGGCGGTTCCTTCAGCGGTTGGAGCAGCTGGCGACGACGGTGCTGCGCGAGGAGCGGGACGAGGGCTTCCAGCCGCCGTTCACCACGGTGAACGTGGGGGTCATCCAGGGCGGCAAGGCCAAGAACATCCTGCCGGGCTCGTGCCGCTTCACGGTGGAGTGGCGGCCGATTCCCGGACAGTCGACGCAGCGGGTGGCGGAGATTCTGGAGTCCATCCGGCAGGAGCTGGTGCGCGATGAGCCCGCGTTTGAGGCGCACATTCGTGTGCTGCGGACGGACCGGGGCGTGAATACGCGAGAGGACGCGGAGGTGGTGCGCTTCCTGGCCGAGGCCAGCGGCAACGCCTCCACGACGGTGCCCTTCGGCACGGAGGCTCCGCAGATGACGGAGCTCGGCGCGGAGGCGGTGGTGTTCGGCCCCGGCGACATCCGCGTGGCCCACCAAACAGGCGAGTACGTGCCCACCGAGGACCTGGTGCGCTGCGAGGCCATCCTGGCTCGCGCCGTCGCGCACTTCTGTGGTGGACGCTGA